Proteins encoded by one window of Aphis gossypii isolate Hap1 chromosome X, ASM2018417v2, whole genome shotgun sequence:
- the LOC114129904 gene encoding uncharacterized protein LOC114129904 isoform X2, with protein MEDHHNSGMMKYSYYKYIVVEFDDEGIQIIPRNWLIHNGSATKFPPLTTNNIRYEKFCTKMVEPKDNWNTFNLKRILASCDDFLAAKKKLKKAENQTDLDSTDIDVSKIKRKYTAAKVLESDSDEFCNLQKNVPGFPEGFKQNKTKQILSVPNPPVNDKVSHFGHSLQLPNPPQLYKDIYESHEDKLNSQSSSPDMFNNYDPQFDSLITNDLLANNSKPVEVSIQDHLIPINTSTQQNEKINISENTEVIIISGQNNNNSSTVLSTDEMKSLLININGPLMDVTNQNHLIESVCKMQFKINQMLLVLKNINDNIRELKNTSVNSNKNTDLNMHVYFPIDTEDALLSIEVKLVNDDDFKKQLIYELSKIGGESVKQKTFNALKFLITNKLASCMTYAGIKKNKRGFKTLQLHNIVIDVIRNSSEKATNHKVIKEIHNWIRRASERYRNELTRHNDKDLEVMMTECGPEHGDESCSD; from the exons ATGGAAGACCACCACAACAG tgGAATGATGAAATATAGTTActacaaatatattgttgtgGAGTTTGATGATGAGGGGATTCAAATTATTCCAAGGAATTGGTTGATACACAATGGCAGTGCTACAAAATTTCCTCCACTCACCACTAACAATATAAGATATGAAAAGTTTTGTACAAAAATGGTTGAACCTAAGGATAATtggaatacttttaatttaaaaagaattctTGCGTCTTGTG ATGATTTTCTAGCcgcaaagaaaaaattaaagaaagcCGAAAACCAAACAGATTTGGATAGCACTGATATTGAtgtatcaaaaatcaaaagaaaatatactgCTGCTAAAGTTTTGGAATCAGATTCAGACGAGTTCTGCAATCTTCAGAAAAATGTGCCAG gtTTCCCTGAgggttttaaacaaaataaaactaagcAAATCTTATCAGTACCAAATCCTCCTGTTAATGATAAAG tGAGTCATTTTGGGCATAGTCTACAATTGCCAAATCCTCCTCAGTTATATAAag ACATCTATGAAAGTCATGAAGACAAATTAAACAGTCAAAGTTCATCACCTGATATGTTCAATAATTATGATCCTCAGTTTG attcaTTAATTACTAATGATTTACTGGCCAATAACAGTAAACCAGTAGAAGTCTCTATTCAAGACCACTTAATTCCCATCAACACCAGTACacaacaaaatgaaaaaattaacatttctg AAAACACtgaggttattataatatctggacaaaataacaacaatagttCTACCGTGCTCTCAACTGATGAAATGAAAtctttattgataaatataaatg GTCCATTAATGGATGTaacaaatcaaaatcatttaattgaaAGTGTTTGTAAAATGCAGTTCAAAATTAACCAAATGttacttgtattaaaaaatatcaatgataatataagagAACTCAAGAATACATCTGTAAACTCAAACAAAAATACTGATTTAAACATGCATGTTTACTTTCCTATTGATACTGAAGATGCACTTTTATCTATTGaagttaaattagtaaatgacGACGACTTTAAAAAACAGctg atATATGAGTTATCAAAAATTGGAGGTGAatctgtaaaacaaaaaacctttaatgcattaaaatttttgataactaaTAAACTTGCTTCTTGCATGACATATGCTGggataaaaaagaataaacgaGGTTTCAAAACACTTCAActtcataatatagttattg atgtgATAAGAAACAGTTCTGAAAAAGCAACTAATCATAAGGTGATCAAAGAAATACATAACTGGATACGCCGGGCTTCTGAACGATATAGAAATGAACTGACGAGACATAATGATAAAGATTTAGAAGTAATGATGACTGAATGCGGCCCCGAACATGGTGATGAATCATGTTCagattaa
- the LOC114129904 gene encoding uncharacterized protein LOC114129904 isoform X3, protein MYQKSKENILLLKFWNQIQTSSAIFRKMCQPKKKKKITETSIISKCFPEGFKQNKTKQILSVPNPPVNDKVSHFGHSLQLPNPPQLYKDIYESHEDKLNSQSSSPDMFNNYDPQFDSLITNDLLANNSKPVEVSIQDHLIPINTSTQQNEKINISESLITNDLLANNSKPVEVPIQDHLIPINTSTQQNEKINISENTEVIIISGQNNNNSSTVLSTDEMKSLLININGPLMDVTNQNHLIESVCKMQFKINQMLLVLKNINDNIRELKNTSVNSNKNTDLNMHVYFPIDTEDALLSIEVKLVNDDDFKKQLIYELSKIGGESVKQKTFNALKFLITNKLASCMTYAGIKKNKRGFKTLQLHNIVIDVIRNSSEKATNHKVIKEIHNWIRRASERYRNELTRHNDKDLEVMMTECGPEHGDESCSD, encoded by the exons AtgtatcaaaaatcaaaagaaaatatactgCTGCTAAAGTTTTGGAATCAGATTCAGACGAGTTCTGCAATCTTCAGAAAAATGTGCCAG ccaaaaaaaaaaaaaaaaattacagaaacttcaataattagtaaat gtTTCCCTGAgggttttaaacaaaataaaactaagcAAATCTTATCAGTACCAAATCCTCCTGTTAATGATAAAG tGAGTCATTTTGGGCATAGTCTACAATTGCCAAATCCTCCTCAGTTATATAAag ACATCTATGAAAGTCATGAAGACAAATTAAACAGTCAAAGTTCATCACCTGATATGTTCAATAATTATGATCCTCAGTTTG attcaTTAATTACTAATGATTTACTGGCCAATAACAGTAAACCAGTAGAAGTCTCTATTCAAGACCACTTAATTCCCATCAACACCAGTACacaacaaaatgaaaaaattaacatttctg aatcaTTAATTACTAATGATTTACTGGCCAATAACAGTAAACCAGTAGAAGTCCCTATTCAAGACCACTTAATTCCCATCAACACCAGTACacaacaaaatgaaaaaattaacatttctg AAAACACtgaggttattataatatctggacaaaataacaacaatagttCTACCGTGCTCTCAACTGATGAAATGAAAtctttattgataaatataaatg GTCCATTAATGGATGTaacaaatcaaaatcatttaattgaaAGTGTTTGTAAAATGCAGTTCAAAATTAACCAAATGttacttgtattaaaaaatatcaatgataatataagagAACTCAAGAATACATCTGTAAACTCAAACAAAAATACTGATTTAAACATGCATGTTTACTTTCCTATTGATACTGAAGATGCACTTTTATCTATTGaagttaaattagtaaatgacGACGACTTTAAAAAACAGctg atATATGAGTTATCAAAAATTGGAGGTGAatctgtaaaacaaaaaacctttaatgcattaaaatttttgataactaaTAAACTTGCTTCTTGCATGACATATGCTGggataaaaaagaataaacgaGGTTTCAAAACACTTCAActtcataatatagttattg atgtgATAAGAAACAGTTCTGAAAAAGCAACTAATCATAAGGTGATCAAAGAAATACATAACTGGATACGCCGGGCTTCTGAACGATATAGAAATGAACTGACGAGACATAATGATAAAGATTTAGAAGTAATGATGACTGAATGCGGCCCCGAACATGGTGATGAATCATGTTCagattaa
- the LOC114129904 gene encoding uncharacterized protein LOC114129904 isoform X1 — translation MEDHHNSGMMKYSYYKYIVVEFDDEGIQIIPRNWLIHNGSATKFPPLTTNNIRYEKFCTKMVEPKDNWNTFNLKRILASCDDFLAAKKKLKKAENQTDLDSTDIDVSKIKRKYTAAKVLESDSDEFCNLQKNVPGFPEGFKQNKTKQILSVPNPPVNDKVSHFGHSLQLPNPPQLYKDIYESHEDKLNSQSSSPDMFNNYDPQFDSLITNDLLANNSKPVEVSIQDHLIPINTSTQQNEKINISESLITNDLLANNSKPVEVPIQDHLIPINTSTQQNEKINISENTEVIIISGQNNNNSSTVLSTDEMKSLLININGPLMDVTNQNHLIESVCKMQFKINQMLLVLKNINDNIRELKNTSVNSNKNTDLNMHVYFPIDTEDALLSIEVKLVNDDDFKKQLIYELSKIGGESVKQKTFNALKFLITNKLASCMTYAGIKKNKRGFKTLQLHNIVIDVIRNSSEKATNHKVIKEIHNWIRRASERYRNELTRHNDKDLEVMMTECGPEHGDESCSD, via the exons ATGGAAGACCACCACAACAG tgGAATGATGAAATATAGTTActacaaatatattgttgtgGAGTTTGATGATGAGGGGATTCAAATTATTCCAAGGAATTGGTTGATACACAATGGCAGTGCTACAAAATTTCCTCCACTCACCACTAACAATATAAGATATGAAAAGTTTTGTACAAAAATGGTTGAACCTAAGGATAATtggaatacttttaatttaaaaagaattctTGCGTCTTGTG ATGATTTTCTAGCcgcaaagaaaaaattaaagaaagcCGAAAACCAAACAGATTTGGATAGCACTGATATTGAtgtatcaaaaatcaaaagaaaatatactgCTGCTAAAGTTTTGGAATCAGATTCAGACGAGTTCTGCAATCTTCAGAAAAATGTGCCAG gtTTCCCTGAgggttttaaacaaaataaaactaagcAAATCTTATCAGTACCAAATCCTCCTGTTAATGATAAAG tGAGTCATTTTGGGCATAGTCTACAATTGCCAAATCCTCCTCAGTTATATAAag ACATCTATGAAAGTCATGAAGACAAATTAAACAGTCAAAGTTCATCACCTGATATGTTCAATAATTATGATCCTCAGTTTG attcaTTAATTACTAATGATTTACTGGCCAATAACAGTAAACCAGTAGAAGTCTCTATTCAAGACCACTTAATTCCCATCAACACCAGTACacaacaaaatgaaaaaattaacatttctg aatcaTTAATTACTAATGATTTACTGGCCAATAACAGTAAACCAGTAGAAGTCCCTATTCAAGACCACTTAATTCCCATCAACACCAGTACacaacaaaatgaaaaaattaacatttctg AAAACACtgaggttattataatatctggacaaaataacaacaatagttCTACCGTGCTCTCAACTGATGAAATGAAAtctttattgataaatataaatg GTCCATTAATGGATGTaacaaatcaaaatcatttaattgaaAGTGTTTGTAAAATGCAGTTCAAAATTAACCAAATGttacttgtattaaaaaatatcaatgataatataagagAACTCAAGAATACATCTGTAAACTCAAACAAAAATACTGATTTAAACATGCATGTTTACTTTCCTATTGATACTGAAGATGCACTTTTATCTATTGaagttaaattagtaaatgacGACGACTTTAAAAAACAGctg atATATGAGTTATCAAAAATTGGAGGTGAatctgtaaaacaaaaaacctttaatgcattaaaatttttgataactaaTAAACTTGCTTCTTGCATGACATATGCTGggataaaaaagaataaacgaGGTTTCAAAACACTTCAActtcataatatagttattg atgtgATAAGAAACAGTTCTGAAAAAGCAACTAATCATAAGGTGATCAAAGAAATACATAACTGGATACGCCGGGCTTCTGAACGATATAGAAATGAACTGACGAGACATAATGATAAAGATTTAGAAGTAATGATGACTGAATGCGGCCCCGAACATGGTGATGAATCATGTTCagattaa
- the LOC114128992 gene encoding uncharacterized protein LOC114128992: MDTHANFNENEESIECCKSNIKLIVDMITFGKGTLYVTESKLYWKNNANSQVISINYDIMCKYNVSRHPEVRKKKPYLQMIVDFNYIPDEIDQQEDEEDEKFKSIIKLVPDNPECLNEIFEAIASIQPLHFSDNVDDEESESDEHEDSDKNSNTTITSTGAQEDQEAGSTDISNQYHKLDEKSDVKENPVNSIKGLDVPHSPSDSLDDNEYSHDSENDDLELNNSKSSTSCSNVSSRASLHSDMDLASASEDDILLQDEEVLIRSPSSYLEISSRAPLHSEGVLATAFEDDILLQDEEVLINERKRKFEDLPEQEEKPTKIRKLWNFMKYPFQKITSFSTSISENEPNTSITEAIAGKKNSLEPETAVCENNSDIVKPVEETSQNNSETDGENEDTSQKFCKIM; encoded by the exons atggataCCCAtgctaattttaatgaaaatgagGAATCAATTGAATGctgtaaatctaatattaaactaatagttGATATGATTACATTTGGAAAAGGCACTCTGTATGTTACTGAAAGTAAACTTTACTGGAAGAATAATGCTAATAGTCaagtaattagtattaattatgatattatgtgtaaatataatgtatctcGCCATCCAGAAGTACGTAAAAAAAAGCCTTATCTGCAAATGAtagttgattttaattatatacctgaTGAAATTGATCAACAAGAAGATGAGGaagatgaaaaatttaaatctataattaaacTAGTACCTGATAACCCAGAATGtctaaatgaaatatttgaagcaATTGCAAGTATCCAGCCATTACATTTTAGTGATAATGTTGACGATGAAGAAAGTGAAAGTGATGAACATGAAGACTCtgataaaaattctaatactaCTATTACTTCAACTGGCGCTCAAGAAGATCAAGAAGCAGGCTCTACTGATATCTCTaatcaatatcataaattagaTGAAAAAAGTGATGTAAAAGAAAATCCA gTAAATTCAATCAAAGGTCTAGATGTTCCACATTCTCCTAGTGATTCTTTAGATGATAATGAGTATTCACACGATTCAGAAAATGATGacttagaattaaataatagtaaatcatCTACTTCGTGCTCTAATGTATCATCAAGGGCATCATTACATTCTGACATGGATTTAGCCTCTGCATCCGaagatgatattttattacaagatGAAGAAGTATTAATTAGGTCACCTTCTTCATACTTAGAAATATCATCAAGGGCACCATTACATTCTGAAGGGGTTTTAGCCACTGCATTCGaagatgatattttattacaagatgaagaagtattaattaatgaaagaAAGCGAAAATTTGAAGATTTACCAGAACAAGAAGAGAAGCCTACTAAGATACGTAAACTGTGGAACTTCATGAAATAtccttttcaaaaaataacttcATTTAGTACTTCAATAAGTGAAAATGAACCAAATACTTCCATAACTGAAGCCATAGCTGGGAAAAAGAATTCCTTAGAACCAGAGACTGCTGTTTGTGAAAACAATAGTGATATTGTAAAACCTGTAGAAGAAACCTCTCAAAATAATTCTGAGACAGATGGAGAAAATGAGGATACTTCACAAAAattctgtaaaataatgtaa